In Helicobacter bilis, a genomic segment contains:
- a CDS encoding tyrosine-type recombinase/integrase, translated as MQYTTLHDIKRVITSFENSINKASNKANANNKASKDLLVSDSTCKGLYLYLRQNKQGISKAFIFKYKSSNRIYKLTIGQYPHISLDKARDITTEYNSILQSLEFKEKGLSLKDYLQYMQDKDKNTKLTFNHVFNEWIEKRDIRDITKQNYKRHIKHFLAKFGNKLIQDITKSDIIEFLQSYQVRDKLAICFEIFAIIGQVFKYCVSYDYIDYSVCDRFEYKILFKPRNKKRHYKTIHEDELKSFVLYSNKALFNDLDIHTYSDKFTKYKTLDYRLFAVMYKFNMYMPLRIHNILNLEWGDIDFKNKMLVIPAYKMKLNKEFKLPLSSQALEILEFMYKQKLDKYVFSCALSDKVRMQRQIIKGLDEYLELQKQGLITRQTKTKLANKYKIPYVSIKAFICRYLQDNTIRDKYQKSIDNAYNKPLLYWSYKEYLNIHKLNAPHRIRSTFSTILYDLTPKHKLDFSIIEMCLAHSVGNMVIQSYNHSERMLERRELMQFWANYIDKLAHENTLQQVVNNSDLYVLNPTNDDDTLRF; from the coding sequence ATGCAATATACAACACTACATGATATAAAAAGGGTTATAACAAGCTTTGAAAATAGCATTAATAAAGCAAGTAATAAAGCTAATGCTAATAACAAAGCAAGTAAAGATTTATTAGTAAGCGATAGCACTTGTAAGGGTTTATATCTTTACTTAAGACAAAACAAGCAAGGCATATCTAAGGCTTTTATATTCAAATATAAGTCTAGCAATAGAATATATAAGCTTACAATAGGACAATATCCACATATAAGCCTTGATAAAGCAAGGGATATAACAACAGAATATAACTCTATATTGCAAAGCTTAGAATTTAAAGAAAAAGGATTAAGCCTTAAGGATTACTTGCAATACATGCAAGATAAAGATAAAAATACAAAGCTTACTTTTAATCATGTATTTAATGAGTGGATAGAAAAAAGGGATATAAGGGATATAACAAAGCAAAATTACAAAAGGCACATTAAGCATTTTTTAGCTAAGTTTGGAAATAAGCTAATACAAGATATTACTAAAAGCGATATTATAGAGTTTTTGCAAAGCTATCAAGTAAGGGATAAATTAGCTATATGCTTTGAGATATTTGCAATTATTGGACAAGTATTTAAATATTGCGTATCTTATGATTATATAGATTATAGCGTATGCGATAGGTTTGAATACAAGATATTATTTAAGCCTCGAAATAAAAAAAGGCATTATAAAACAATACATGAAGATGAGTTAAAAAGCTTTGTTTTATATAGCAATAAAGCCTTATTTAATGATTTAGATATACATACATATAGCGATAAATTCACAAAATATAAAACGCTAGATTACAGACTATTTGCAGTGATGTATAAGTTTAATATGTATATGCCCTTAAGAATACATAATATTTTAAACTTAGAATGGGGGGATATAGATTTTAAAAATAAAATGTTAGTGATACCTGCTTATAAAATGAAACTCAATAAAGAGTTTAAATTACCTTTAAGTAGTCAAGCACTTGAAATACTAGAATTTATGTATAAGCAAAAGCTAGACAAATATGTATTTTCATGTGCTTTAAGTGATAAGGTAAGAATGCAAAGACAAATAATTAAAGGGCTAGATGAGTATTTAGAGTTACAGAAACAAGGCTTAATAACACGACAAACTAAAACAAAACTAGCTAACAAGTATAAAATACCTTATGTAAGCATTAAGGCTTTTATATGTCGTTATTTACAAGACAACACCATAAGAGATAAATATCAAAAGTCAATAGATAACGCATATAACAAGCCGCTTTTATATTGGAGTTATAAAGAGTATCTAAACATACACAAGCTAAACGCTCCACACAGAATCCGCTCCACATTCTCAACAATATTATATGACTTAACACCAAAACATAAGCTAGATTTTAGCATTATTGAAATGTGCTTAGCCCATAGTGTTGGAAATATGGTAATACAAAGTTATAACCATAGCGAAAGAATGCTAGAGAGACGGGAGCTAATGCAATTTTGGGCTAATTATATAGACAAATTAGCACATGAAAACACATTGCAACAAGTAGTAAATAATAGTGATTTATATGTATTAAATCCTACTAATGATGATGATACATTAAGGTTTTAA
- the era gene encoding GTPase Era has product MKEKIMTSGFISVIGRTNAGKSTLLNNLVKSPIALVSKKINATRKRMDIIVPFEDSDYNSQLIFIDTPGLHESKKLLNEYMLQEAKKAVGDSDLSVFVAVASPKKSEILHYKNFLDQHDKKHIVLLNKIDTLNKHELLECLESYKQYQNKNLGIIPIKAKELNSQTIHSILSLLAKNLPIHPHFYDNDMISTTIMRDIYKEAIREAVFERFSDEIPYESDVKILKITQKPTILYIKAQIIVAKDSQKAMIIGKNGETIKSLGSIARKKCEYLAEQKIFLELIVKTIKGWNTSKDTLKQIGYDFME; this is encoded by the coding sequence ATGAAAGAAAAAATTATGACAAGTGGCTTTATTAGCGTTATTGGTCGCACAAATGCTGGTAAATCAACGCTGCTCAATAATCTTGTAAAAAGCCCCATCGCCCTAGTATCAAAAAAGATAAATGCTACTCGTAAACGCATGGATATTATTGTGCCTTTTGAAGATAGCGATTATAACTCACAATTAATCTTTATTGATACCCCCGGCTTACATGAGAGTAAAAAGCTACTGAATGAATACATGCTGCAAGAAGCAAAAAAGGCAGTTGGAGATTCTGATTTAAGTGTGTTTGTCGCTGTTGCTAGTCCTAAAAAAAGCGAGATTTTACATTACAAAAACTTTTTAGACCAACATGATAAAAAGCATATTGTCTTACTCAATAAAATAGATACTTTAAATAAACATGAACTCTTAGAATGTCTAGAATCTTACAAGCAATATCAAAACAAAAATCTAGGCATTATCCCCATAAAAGCAAAGGAGCTTAACTCTCAAACAATACATTCAATCCTATCGCTACTAGCAAAAAATTTGCCCATTCACCCACATTTTTATGATAATGACATGATAAGCACAACTATCATGCGTGATATTTACAAGGAAGCGATAAGAGAAGCTGTATTCGAGAGATTTAGCGATGAGATTCCCTATGAAAGTGATGTAAAGATTCTAAAAATTACCCAAAAGCCTACAATCTTATACATAAAAGCACAAATTATTGTCGCAAAAGATTCTCAAAAAGCAATGATTATAGGTAAAAATGGCGAAACCATTAAGTCATTAGGCAGTATTGCAAGAAAAAAATGCGAATACCTTGCCGAACAAAAAATATTTTTAGAACTCATTGTAAAAACTATAAAAGGCTGGAATACAAGTAAAGACACGCTTAAACAAATAGGTTATGATTTTATGGAATAG
- a CDS encoding bacteriophage T4 gp5 trimerisation domain-containing protein, whose product MANTIEPNIIEQGYNELTLSNIKDNEEIYIRAQKDYTETIKHNFSQTIHNNKDSKVEGSYTESITKYHKQEILGLKDVRVGAEYLTNVALSKDTIVGLSHTLNVGASNKLRVANDSSESVGGDKRVEIQGNYTESIQGDSNAIIKGERQEHIEGSLTQNIQREMFLDIQQNFSTNVKENLATNAKSMQHNIEEQYSLQADNTTLELQSDCSIQAGNEIAYKVGETTITISGDKIILKAGGVEVVINSNGLVVKGGEVKSE is encoded by the coding sequence ATAGCAAATACCATTGAACCAAATATCATTGAACAAGGTTATAATGAACTTACCCTATCAAATATAAAAGATAATGAAGAAATCTATATAAGAGCACAAAAAGACTACACAGAAACAATCAAGCATAATTTCTCTCAAACCATACACAACAATAAAGATTCTAAAGTAGAAGGAAGTTACACAGAATCTATCACTAAATATCATAAGCAAGAAATATTAGGTTTAAAAGATGTAAGAGTTGGAGCAGAATACCTAACTAATGTAGCCCTAAGCAAAGATACTATAGTAGGCTTATCTCATACTCTAAATGTAGGAGCTAGTAATAAACTAAGAGTAGCTAATGATAGTAGTGAGAGTGTTGGAGGGGATAAGAGGGTAGAAATACAGGGCAATTATACAGAATCTATACAGGGGGATTCTAATGCAATAATAAAAGGGGAGAGACAAGAGCATATTGAGGGGAGTTTGACACAGAACATTCAACGAGAAATGTTTCTTGATATTCAGCAAAACTTCTCTACCAATGTAAAAGAAAATCTTGCCACTAATGCCAAATCGATGCAACATAATATAGAAGAACAATATTCACTTCAAGCCGACAATACTACACTAGAATTACAAAGCGATTGCTCCATACAGGCAGGAAATGAAATTGCATACAAAGTAGGTGAAACCACTATAACGATTTCGGGTGATAAAATAATCTTAAAAGCAGGTGGAGTTGAAGTAGTTATAAATTCCAATGGTTTAGTAGTAAAAGGTGGGGAGGTTAAGAGTGAGTAG
- a CDS encoding AAA family ATPase, translated as MFEYIKQSIEPISKIETNEQTFLCENFVPICENGLTMISGNGGKGKSFLSIQIALQLAMQHKTKSLLWLSEDSKSISKQRAELILQNIIKTNARSILNLIDICDEIPPAITESSLNNYINLFKPYQFIVIDPLIAFYDGDEKSNTQARAFMNCLIKIAKTNKQSILITHHNTKQYTNEPSRSRGASAFIDAVRLAYEIDFINDENNKNEGKRMLKITKDNLGLKTKKRMARWHKINTNSPN; from the coding sequence ATGTTTGAGTATATTAAACAATCCATAGAGCCAATAAGCAAAATAGAAACTAACGAGCAAACATTCTTATGTGAGAATTTTGTGCCAATTTGTGAGAATGGACTTACAATGATTAGTGGTAATGGTGGTAAAGGTAAATCTTTTTTAAGCATTCAAATAGCATTACAATTAGCTATGCAACATAAGACTAAATCTCTTTTATGGCTTAGTGAAGATAGTAAAAGCATTTCAAAGCAAAGAGCAGAATTAATACTTCAAAATATTATTAAAACAAATGCAAGAAGTATCTTAAATTTAATAGATATATGCGATGAGATTCCACCAGCAATAACTGAATCTAGTCTCAATAATTATATAAATCTTTTTAAACCATATCAATTTATTGTAATAGACCCACTCATTGCCTTTTATGATGGAGATGAAAAGAGCAATACTCAAGCAAGAGCTTTTATGAATTGTTTAATTAAAATCGCAAAAACAAATAAGCAATCAATACTCATAACTCATCATAACACAAAGCAATACACAAATGAGCCAAGCAGAAGTAGAGGAGCTTCAGCCTTTATTGATGCGGTAAGATTAGCTTATGAAATAGATTTTATTAATGATGAAAACAATAAAAATGAGGGAAAAAGAATGCTAAAAATCACAAAAGATAATTTAGGATTAAAAACAAAAAAAAGAATGGCAAGATGGCATAAAATTAATACAAATTCTCCCAACTAA
- a CDS encoding peptidoglycan DD-metalloendopeptidase family protein: MTGQTILTIKVFLEDSFTPLNNVRIRLTPLDTKDSKKPKDETQESISQNGVLRFNLPSNANTFELKILDTRFLEKAKGDNIKTTNNYSNTPNPTITLNLIGKPSLCFNGYELQIHQNNKIIQSFKAYSGNALSEQEKVDLQNNKSYKKFVAHEYTDSAQNIIQYFCLDKDYQKQKDKGAIPEGIYYINISRSTDDKQSGIRTYNNTWYSLSRTKEGKKQWGKYNIPIYTDKDCTNTTESSTKRQGFYIHGGESYGNAGGIDLAKEINGFIASIQRFSNQALMSNAIESNNTIPITLLVEYTHILSNTDLQSLYLHREIQKADSNTHTTEKHRVVLTANYIKPDSMSVESFNAQKQQTYWAYKELSQTEEYNTDSILLSELQFFKRNNQKHRGEQIEINLIEHQWHSYNKQIMVFAFSPKDILQNESGEEVLKKPKWRIVTWHNPIVNPQITIYTQSQINNPQNATFMHIRFYRYNTSTQQREPRPHQGIDLFANIGTPVYACLDGKVIKKRFATGYGNGILIAITGLDLEIMKHKLRNSTYSPYYIKGNLRESDSNENSEVFYLYYAHLSTTSMLEDGEEVVAGQIIGYSGVSGVGSTYGPHLHFEISSSQNNGIPRYRINPAYFFHYKNHNELTNEEKNVQYNASRILHRE, translated from the coding sequence ATGACAGGACAAACTATATTAACTATCAAGGTCTTTCTTGAGGATAGCTTTACGCCATTAAACAATGTCCGCATACGACTTACTCCTCTTGATACAAAAGATTCTAAAAAGCCAAAAGATGAAACGCAAGAGAGCATAAGCCAAAATGGAGTATTGCGGTTTAATCTGCCTAGTAATGCCAACACATTTGAGCTCAAAATCCTTGATACAAGATTCTTAGAAAAAGCAAAAGGCGATAACATAAAAACAACAAATAACTACTCCAACACCCCCAATCCAACCATTACTCTTAATCTTATTGGTAAACCTTCTTTGTGTTTTAATGGCTATGAGCTCCAAATCCATCAAAATAATAAAATCATACAATCTTTTAAAGCCTATAGCGGCAATGCCCTAAGTGAGCAAGAAAAGGTAGATTTACAAAACAATAAGAGCTACAAGAAGTTTGTTGCTCATGAATATACAGATTCTGCACAAAACATTATTCAATATTTTTGCCTAGATAAAGACTATCAAAAGCAAAAAGATAAAGGAGCAATACCAGAGGGGATATATTATATAAACATTAGTCGAAGCACAGATGATAAACAAAGTGGCATAAGAACATACAATAATACTTGGTATTCTCTCTCAAGAACTAAAGAAGGCAAGAAGCAATGGGGGAAGTATAATATCCCTATCTATACAGATAAAGACTGCACTAACACTACAGAATCTAGCACAAAAAGACAAGGCTTTTATATACATGGAGGAGAAAGCTATGGCAATGCTGGTGGGATTGATTTAGCTAAAGAAATAAATGGCTTTATAGCTTCCATACAGAGGTTTAGCAATCAAGCCTTAATGAGTAATGCTATAGAATCTAATAATACAATTCCAATAACACTTCTAGTAGAATATACCCATATTCTCTCTAACACAGATTTACAATCTCTCTATTTACACAGAGAGATTCAAAAAGCAGATAGTAATACCCATACAACAGAAAAACACAGAGTAGTCCTCACTGCCAATTATATAAAGCCAGATTCTATGAGTGTAGAAAGCTTTAATGCACAAAAGCAACAAACCTATTGGGCATATAAAGAACTCTCACAAACAGAGGAGTATAATACCGATAGTATCTTACTAAGTGAACTACAATTCTTTAAAAGAAATAATCAAAAACACAGAGGTGAACAAATAGAAATTAATCTCATAGAACACCAATGGCATAGCTATAATAAACAAATCATGGTCTTTGCTTTTAGTCCTAAGGATATACTACAAAATGAGAGTGGGGAAGAAGTGTTAAAGAAGCCTAAATGGAGGATTGTTACTTGGCATAATCCGATTGTAAATCCACAAATAACGATATATACACAAAGCCAAATAAATAATCCACAAAATGCTACATTTATGCATATACGATTTTACAGATATAATACCTCTACACAACAAAGAGAACCTAGACCACATCAAGGCATAGATTTGTTTGCAAATATCGGAACACCTGTGTATGCATGTTTGGATGGAAAGGTAATAAAAAAACGTTTTGCTACAGGCTATGGTAATGGTATACTAATAGCAATAACAGGATTAGATTTAGAAATTATGAAACATAAGCTAAGAAACTCTACTTATTCTCCATATTATATTAAAGGTAACTTAAGAGAAAGTGATAGTAATGAAAATAGTGAAGTATTTTATTTGTATTATGCTCATCTAAGCACAACAAGTATGTTAGAAGATGGGGAAGAAGTAGTTGCTGGACAAATTATAGGATATAGTGGGGTAAGTGGCGTTGGCTCTACTTATGGACCACATTTACACTTTGAAATATCATCTAGTCAAAATAATGGAATTCCCCGTTACAGAATCAATCCTGCCTATTTTTTCCATTACAAAAATCACAATGAATTAACGAATGAAGAAAAAAATGTTCAATATAATGCTTCACGAATACTGCATAGGGAGTAA
- a CDS encoding methyl-accepting chemotaxis protein, whose translation MRKGMSLSSKLRYVIATTTIITITALCYAVLIQMKHREIENAQNGMLLSAKYNSGKILSELNSNLHSFSIYGSTLTHNLANNRLSSYQTIVKQIVDLTQENRNTMYGFLYLKDKDYSALPAQFRVGKDMMVIADSNGKALQANKAILDLPAIQEALNTKTSRFSTLRTISVDNKEVRTTIFVFPVLNYEGDLVGVLGGMIDINLISADLLATKNSVYPNEAKVLAIHDGTIIAANNTKIVGAKLQDLAKMQPHLAPLVTRVMQNEEITAAMVDTSGQETFAAHADVDVSLFKDVHWHIVTLTPRSDVLADYYALRTQTIIFSVVVQVILLVVLSLFAKFQIVDRLRSLNEYLEDFFKYINHEGKQPRALVVKAHDEIGSMAKVFTENVKRTQLGLDKDSLLVREAVQTAKEIEQGHFTARITEDSHNPQLQELKNVLNQMLSVLEEKIGKDMNEIQRVFDSYTNLDFTTEIANASGTVEKAANTLGAEIKEMLATSAGFARNLTNECKTLEDSVLKLTESSNLQATSLEQTATAVEEITSSMQNVSGKTGEVISQSEDIKNVAEIIRDIADQINLLALNAAIEAARAGEHGRGFAVVADEVRKLAERTQKSLGEIEANTNILVQSINDMVESIREQTSGIAQINTTLSQLEATTHNNVSIAQQAETISVNVNEIANDILKDVNTKKF comes from the coding sequence ATGCGTAAAGGTATGTCTCTTAGCTCAAAATTGCGATATGTTATCGCAACGACCACAATCATCACGATAACTGCTTTGTGTTATGCAGTTTTGATTCAAATGAAACACAGAGAAATTGAGAATGCTCAAAATGGCATGTTGCTTTCCGCAAAATACAACTCAGGCAAGATTCTAAGTGAGCTTAATTCAAACTTACATTCATTCAGCATATATGGCAGCACATTAACGCACAATCTTGCAAATAACCGACTCTCTTCATATCAAACGATAGTAAAACAAATTGTCGATTTAACACAAGAAAATAGAAATACAATGTATGGTTTTTTATACCTAAAAGATAAAGATTATTCGGCACTGCCCGCACAATTTCGTGTTGGTAAAGATATGATGGTAATAGCAGATAGCAATGGCAAGGCATTGCAGGCAAATAAGGCTATCCTTGATTTACCAGCGATACAAGAGGCATTGAATACAAAGACAAGCCGATTTAGCACACTAAGGACAATCTCTGTTGATAATAAGGAAGTAAGGACTACAATCTTTGTATTTCCCGTGTTAAATTATGAGGGGGATCTTGTAGGTGTGCTTGGAGGAATGATTGATATTAACCTAATTTCAGCGGATTTATTGGCAACAAAAAATAGCGTATATCCAAATGAAGCAAAAGTGCTTGCTATACACGATGGCACAATCATTGCCGCAAATAACACAAAGATTGTTGGGGCAAAATTGCAGGATTTAGCTAAAATGCAACCGCATTTAGCACCACTTGTAACGCGTGTAATGCAAAACGAAGAGATTACAGCAGCAATGGTTGATACAAGCGGACAAGAGACTTTTGCAGCACATGCTGATGTCGATGTGTCATTATTCAAAGATGTGCATTGGCATATCGTTACACTCACACCTCGCAGTGATGTCTTAGCGGATTATTACGCATTGCGGACACAAACTATTATCTTTTCAGTCGTTGTGCAAGTCATTCTCTTAGTTGTGCTAAGTCTTTTTGCAAAATTTCAAATTGTTGATAGATTGCGTAGTCTAAATGAATACCTTGAAGACTTTTTTAAATATATTAATCACGAGGGCAAACAGCCACGAGCGCTTGTTGTAAAGGCACATGATGAGATTGGTAGCATGGCAAAAGTCTTTACAGAAAATGTGAAGCGAACGCAATTGGGGTTGGATAAAGATTCACTACTTGTAAGAGAAGCAGTGCAAACTGCTAAAGAAATAGAGCAGGGGCATTTTACCGCTAGAATCACTGAAGATTCTCATAATCCACAATTACAAGAACTTAAAAATGTGCTAAATCAAATGCTTTCCGTCCTAGAAGAAAAGATAGGAAAGGATATGAATGAGATTCAGAGAGTCTTTGATTCTTATACGAATTTAGACTTTACTACTGAAATAGCAAATGCAAGTGGCACGGTGGAAAAAGCAGCAAATACACTTGGTGCAGAGATTAAGGAAATGCTTGCAACTTCTGCTGGATTTGCAAGAAATCTTACAAATGAGTGTAAAACACTTGAAGATTCTGTATTAAAACTTACAGAATCTTCTAATTTACAAGCAACAAGCCTTGAGCAAACCGCCACTGCAGTAGAAGAGATCACCTCATCTATGCAAAATGTAAGTGGCAAAACAGGTGAAGTTATATCTCAAAGTGAAGATATTAAAAATGTGGCAGAAATTATCCGCGATATTGCTGACCAAATCAATCTTTTAGCGTTGAATGCTGCTATTGAAGCCGCAAGAGCTGGGGAGCATGGCAGGGGCTTTGCAGTCGTAGCCGATGAGGTGCGAAAACTAGCAGAAAGGACACAAAAAAGCTTAGGTGAGATTGAAGCAAATACAAATATCTTAGTGCAGTCAATCAATGACATGGTGGAATCTATAAGGGAGCAAACTTCAGGTATCGCACAAATCAACACAACACTTTCACAACTTGAAGCAACAACGCACAATAATGTAAGCATAGCCCAACAAGCCGAAACAATCAGTGTAAATGTCAATGAAATCGCAAACGATATATTAAAAGATGTGAATACGAAGAAATTCTAA
- a CDS encoding tetratricopeptide repeat protein — MRIMVFLCIMFSCFIMGCAKKEVIKAPPPEAKDTKRIESYNKLDNLKEGVWRVDEWKETAKKICQDSKERDCSVLAEIYHDRFYGYGSRGDRQKAIQMLVKSCSLNDSKSCLKLSSLADQSDYPVGESETFFKKAHDLALKGCNANYALDCHVLALLYFEGHGEFERDRAKSKEYAHKACDMKHAGSCIFIGINGDTHEEVLEAHKRACALGIKAMCK, encoded by the coding sequence ATGCGTATAATGGTGTTTTTATGTATAATGTTTTCATGTTTTATTATGGGTTGTGCTAAAAAAGAAGTAATAAAAGCACCACCACCTGAAGCAAAGGATACAAAGAGAATAGAATCCTACAATAAGCTTGATAATCTAAAAGAGGGTGTATGGCGTGTAGATGAGTGGAAAGAGACAGCAAAAAAGATATGCCAAGATTCAAAAGAGAGAGACTGCTCTGTCTTAGCTGAAATTTATCATGATAGATTCTATGGTTATGGCTCTAGGGGCGATAGACAAAAAGCTATACAAATGCTTGTAAAAAGTTGTTCTTTAAATGATAGCAAAAGTTGCTTAAAGCTGTCATCTCTTGCAGATCAGTCAGATTATCCAGTAGGAGAGAGTGAGACATTTTTCAAAAAAGCACACGACCTTGCACTGAAAGGCTGTAATGCAAATTATGCGCTAGATTGCCATGTTTTAGCCTTGCTTTATTTTGAGGGGCATGGCGAATTTGAGAGAGATAGGGCAAAGTCAAAGGAATACGCACATAAAGCATGTGATATGAAACATGCTGGCTCTTGCATTTTCATCGGTATTAATGGCGATACACATGAGGAAGTGCTCGAAGCACACAAGAGGGCTTGTGCCTTAGGTATTAAAGCAATGTGTAAGTAG
- the prfB gene encoding peptide chain release factor 2, with protein sequence MDSYEYGELLKTLQNKAQNIAKILNPDSLQKRLDEINALESHQEFWNDAKKAGEITKEKRKCERILHTYTEMKAELDDAKELFEIAESEEDSSTLELLFENVESLQSHIQKVEIEVMLSGEFDSTNAIITIQPGAGGTESQDWASMLYRMYLRWSERRGFKVELLDYQDGEEAGIKGAAFIIKGENAYGYAKSENGVHRLVRISPFDANAKRHTSFASVQVSPELSEDIDIEILDKDIRIDTYRASGAGGQHVNKTESAIRITHFPTGLVVQCQNDRSQHKNKATAMKMLQSKLYELERLKQSEGVANAEKSEIGWGHQIRSYVLAPYQQVKDLRSNYATSDTDGVLDGDIDDLIESVLVLGESKGE encoded by the coding sequence ATGGATTCTTATGAATATGGCGAGTTGTTAAAAACTCTGCAAAATAAAGCGCAAAATATAGCAAAGATTCTAAACCCAGATTCTCTGCAAAAGCGATTAGATGAGATTAACGCATTAGAATCGCACCAAGAGTTTTGGAATGACGCAAAAAAGGCGGGGGAAATCACAAAGGAAAAGCGAAAATGTGAGCGGATTTTACACACTTATACGGAGATGAAAGCCGAGCTAGATGACGCAAAAGAGCTATTTGAGATAGCAGAGAGTGAAGAAGATTCTAGCACTTTGGAGCTGTTGTTTGAAAATGTAGAATCCTTGCAAAGCCACATACAAAAGGTAGAAATTGAGGTTATGCTAAGTGGGGAGTTTGACTCAACAAATGCCATTATTACCATTCAGCCCGGAGCCGGTGGGACGGAGTCCCAAGACTGGGCTTCTATGCTCTATCGTATGTATTTGCGTTGGAGTGAGCGGCGGGGATTTAAAGTGGAGCTGCTAGACTATCAAGATGGTGAAGAAGCGGGCATTAAGGGGGCGGCGTTTATCATCAAAGGTGAGAATGCCTATGGTTATGCCAAAAGCGAAAATGGCGTGCATAGGCTGGTTAGAATCTCGCCCTTTGATGCCAATGCCAAGCGGCATACAAGCTTTGCTAGCGTGCAGGTAAGCCCGGAACTCAGTGAAGACATAGATATTGAGATTTTGGATAAGGACATTCGCATTGATACCTATCGTGCCAGTGGTGCGGGCGGACAGCACGTGAATAAGACAGAATCTGCTATCCGCATAACGCACTTTCCAACGGGGCTTGTCGTGCAGTGTCAAAATGATCGCAGTCAGCATAAAAATAAGGCAACAGCTATGAAAATGCTGCAAAGCAAACTCTATGAGCTAGAGCGACTAAAACAAAGTGAGGGCGTGGCAAATGCCGAAAAAAGCGAGATAGGCTGGGGACATCAAATACGAAGCTATGTCCTAGCCCCCTATCAGCAGGTAAAGGACTTGCGGAGCAATTACGCTACAAGCGATACTGATGGTGTGCTAGATGGGGATATTGATGATTTAATAGAATCTGTGCTAGTTTTGGGGGAGAGTAAGGGTGAGTGA